From a single Lytechinus variegatus isolate NC3 chromosome 9, Lvar_3.0, whole genome shotgun sequence genomic region:
- the LOC121421918 gene encoding gastrin/cholecystokinin type B receptor-like, with product MDASAIVAVSLFTIIFVIGVPGNSLVVWVFAKKSRKTTTSLLILSLSIIDLCACLIAPVHLVRSLGGGVINAFVCKSSIYGSRAFSFSALYLTTCIALDRYMAICRPLESRSHPRKLLVVIVASIGLAVSGNFQFALYVKNLQIGAVKKCIYRGGPDWLDISNEIFTSVSYLVALVICSCVYVRIYLEIRKQMKVREGLTGNGVQGNQGADRQRNCFAISKAGGLGARAGEGQIALPQQSGTSISDFHEMATTSAQRGGSSGILQEAATNGNLPVVGNTNLLRAKGHTEGRVLQLVSSVEYSSYPAASVVQDQPTPRVNVNPNRNRQRKERLMTRMLLGTNLILILSWLPSFILTNVPDEEVTAYRSKASQGVIISFCYQLRTLNHIVSIFVYALLNANFRKDCRAILAKLKQSRNG from the coding sequence ATGGATGCATCAGCTATCGTAGCAGTTTCTCTTTTTACGATCATCTTTGTCATCGGAGTGCCTGGGAACTCTCTGGTGGTTTGGGTGTTTGCAAAGAAATCGAGGAAAACTACCACATCCTTGCTGATACTCAGTCTCTCCATAATAGACCTGTGTGCTTGTCTCATAGCCCCTGTTCATCTCGTTCGATCCCTGGGCGGTGGAGTCATCAACGCTTTCGTCTGTAAGTCCAGCATCTACGGGAGTCGTGCCTTTTCGTTTTCAGCACTTTACTTGACAACCTGTATTGCACTTGACAGGTATATGGCTATCTGCAGACCCCTAGAGTCGCGGTCTCACCCTCGGAAGCTTTTAGTCGTCATCGTGGCCAGTATAGGACTGGCGGTGTCTGGCAATTTCCAATTTGCTTTGTACGTGAAGAACTTGCAGATAGGCGCGGTTAAGAAATGCATCTATCGTGGGGGTCCCGACTGGCTGGATATCAGCAATGAGATCTTTACGTCTGTGTCCTACCTGGTGGCGTTGGTGATCTGCTCGTGCGTCTATGTCCGGATCTATCTGGAGATCCGCAAGCAAATGAAGGTCAGAGAGGGACTTACCGGAAATGGTGTCCAGGGAAACCAAGGTGCGGATCGCCAAAGAAATTGCTTCGCTATCAGCAAGGCGGGAGGTTTGGGGGCGAGAGCAGGAGAAGGTCAGATTGCTCTTCCGCAGCAGAGTGGAACAAGTATAAGTGATTTCCATGAGATGGCGACCACTTCAGCCCAGCgcggtggcagcagtgggattcTACAAGAAGCAGCGACCAATGGAAACTTACCAGTCGTTGGAAACACTAATCTCCTGCGCGCCAAGGGTCACACAGAAGGGAGAGTTCTTCAACTTGTTTCTTCAGTGGAGTATTCCTCCTACCCTGCAGCTTCCGTCGTTCAGGACCAACCAACTCCAAGGGTCAACGTCAATCCGAATCGCAATCGGCAAAGGAAAGAACGCCTCATGACCAGGATGTTGCTTGGAACAAACTTGATCCTCATCCTCTCCTGGCTGCCATCTTTCATCCTAACCAACGTCCCCGATGAAGAGGTAACTGCATACCGCAGCAAGGCATCACAGGGCGTCATCATCTCCTTCTGTTATCAGTTGCGCACCCTTAATCACATTGTCAGTATCTTTGTCTATGCTCTCCTCAACGCAAACTTCAGGAAAGATTGCCGAGCTATCCTTGCCAAGTTGAAACAATCAAGGAACGGATAG